From the genome of Solea senegalensis isolate Sse05_10M linkage group LG21, IFAPA_SoseM_1, whole genome shotgun sequence:
ATAATCAAAGATGGATTTTAACGCCAGGTCCGAACAAGGCGTCAATGAGTTTACTAACGAGGAGCAgcagagatttatttttgtagtCTGTGCACGACTGAACCAGAATGATGATTATCTTTAGCAGCAAGTTACAAAATAATGGCCACATGtgttcaaataaacacactttaacAAGTTGTTGTTTATGCTCTAATCTGGAGTTTCTCATAAGGCTGAGTGATACgagaaaaaactttttttttgatatgGCAACATTTTCAGACTATATCTGGATGTGAATCAGTGCACAAGATGTTTCTCTGGcctcatgaaaagttttcttgaggcgcttctcaaaggagagtgaaATAAAATAGCGGCTGTTTATGATCAGCATGACAAGCTTAAAACACAGTTATTACCTTtgatttatttggctttttaaagttaaatgaaggatatttaagtgtgttaaatacaaagaaattgctaataaatatggtcaaattttGCTGTAAGACAATTTTACTGTACAGTTCAGATTAAATTAATCAAGTAATAGTTTGGTggataaaatgttgaaatgatgtcttgttttgtccaaaaacccaAATTATTcccttttaatgatttatttgtcatatggagcaaagaaaccagaaaatattctcatttaagaagctgaaaactcagTCAATCAATTgattaaaatagttgacgattactTTAGAACTACAGAGAAACAATTGTTAAACAAAACTATTATGACAACTTCAACACTTTCCTTACTATGAAGTCTACATTTAGTTAGATGGTCTTAGTACCATCATGTGTGTTTTAGATATGGCGAAATCTCACTGTTGCTATTGCCTTCTGTTATAGGAGGTTACTAGCACCCCCATGTGTCTAACAGCTGCACATTGCTGGCATCGTGACCTCTCAACTCcttaaggagaaaaaaaaatacagatgcTGGATTACAGATGGTCTCCTTTCAGCGAGTAGGGTCACGTAAAATGGATGTGTACAATTATTACACGTGCGCCTTGGGATTTAGACGGGACAGATTACACACAACGTATCCTTTCTCAGTCACTCTACATAAATcaatcacaaaaacactcacttgTGCCTGCACTGCCAGGTGGAAAGCACCTTTTTTAAAGGGCAAAAGGTCACCTTTCTGGTTCCGTGTGCCTTCTGGGAACACCCACAGACGAATCTGTGACagggtttaaaaacaaacaaacaaacaaacaaaaacatacgtTTTTTTCAGTATACATCATCTCTAGAGGAAAGTATGCATTTTTGACGATTCTGACTTTAATGTATCATAATCTTGTTTTTGATAAGAGGCAGATTACCTGGTCGTCCAACATGGTCTGCGCGGCGTCAGCCATGACGTGTTTGGCGTCGCTCGTCTTCTTGCGGTTGATGAAGACGATGCCACCCAGCCAGCAAATGAGGCCGACTGTACCAGCGTAGATCAGCTCCTTCTTGGCGATCATGGTGCACCGGTCGGGTAAGATCTCCATCAGGCCTGagcagaaaaggaaaatgacattttttaagtGCCAGAAATGAGAAGCACTACTGTCAGTGGCTCTGATAATAATGCATGTCCAATCGTggacatgttaaaaaaaattaatgaaatgaagTCACTCGTGTTTAAGTGAATGCAGTTTGTGACAACAAGGCACAAAAATGAGAACACAAATAAATGGAACCCCATTCAAAAATACACACTAGAAGATTTCATTTACAGATacgtacagtacatgtatacaATGACGTACTACAACTCAACAGGATTAAAAagattattatattttatagaCTAAATATGTCTGGTTCATCTTTTCTACAAGTACAGACATAATTGTATTATACAAATATGGTATTTGATTGAATTTCGAAAGcaattttaaagggaaaaaccCCAGTGGCATCATTATTCCTCAGCCTAGGACTCCACACTTTTAGTCGCATTAGTGATGCAAAGAATGATAAAATTCAGGTGACACTCGTGTCCTAGGATTTCGACACATTCTTTCATTCAAAGAAAGGGATTCAAATAATCTTCCTTTTTCTAATCTTGACAAAAAACGACGCGTTTCCTGTTTGAACGTTACAAATAATAGTAACTGCAGATCGTTGTCCTTTAACCTTTTGCCACTCGCTGCTCAGCGTACCAGCCGTGGTGCAATGCACAACTTCAACTACATTGATAGTTTAGTCATGCTTGGGCCTATTTCAGAAAGAGATGCTGATTCAACGGTTTGCTTATTTTGGAGGCTGCAGTTTGTGGGGCTGTTATTATATTGTGTTGCTCCATCCTgaggtgtttggtgttttattaCACACTAATGCTTACATTATATCCCACTCATTAATATCAATAAGGGTAAAATAGGAGAAACACCTCCCAGTGCAacaattgaaaaagaaaacactataATCTACACTCTCACATTTGATTTGTGACCATAAAGCAATCGTTTAACCTGTCAAGGACATTTGAAATCGAGGTGTGAGGGATTTTAGCTCCACTCTCATCCCATCAGCTCGAGCGCGAGCAGCTATTAAAGTAGCTGTTGGCATGGCAACTTGGACGCCGAATCCGACTCATGCCGAGTTTCCCCGGCACTAATTAGATGCCTCTTTCTCTCGCCCCGCTGTCACCACTTTGGCCTCAAGCCGGGCCTCATCACTCACTGCctctgaaaacacactttctctctctctctctctcacccggGCCCGGCAGGCACTgatgcagagaaaacacacctCCACTGACTTATTGTCCTCAACAATGAGATTCAACACAGAGAAGGGGGACGCCATGTTGAAAGAAAGCAGAGACGAGCGCGGGATGAAGCGAGCTTCAGCGCTGCTCTTAACTCAATCGAGAGTGATGTTAAACGATATCCAGTAACTATATTAGCAGCCTTTATCACACTGGGTCCTGAGAGGCCAGAGATGCATTAATCTTTTAGTGGCACATGAATTGAATCAAGTGCGTACAATGAGCTTCTGTGCCAGTTccaaaatactaaatactaaataggAGGGACGAGAGTCATTTCTGTAGAAATATCAGCAGAAGGAGCATTTGTGGAAACTCTTAGCAATCGATGGACGCAATCTGATTTAAATCGAAGTAAGATGGTACTTCAAAGACTTTTGATATTCATCTTAAAACCAGTGTGAATGTTCTGTGATGACCTGCACTCACTTAATCAGGAAAGCAGTGATCTCTTTAGTAGTCTTGATAGACTCAAATTGACTGTTTTTGGTGTAGTTGTAGACTGATGATTAGGTTgagctggtttttttttttttaacaatgatCCAGTCAAAAACAATGTTGAATATTTgatctaaaatgttttttaacaaagtttttACCCGTTTCATGTCTTCAAAATATAGTTTATAGattatttttacagtgcagacacaaaacgCAGAAATTCCGCACAGCATTTGGTATAATTAAACTGCATCAGATGGGGATAGATTAAAATCAGACACATTGGCCAAAACAAATAAGCATCAGATATCGAAAAAATCCTTAACAATCTCATCTAGTTAGATGATTAATTTGTGCTGAaacaatgattattattgttttattaattatgtgagtgggtttttataaaaacaaacacattctttcATTTCAGCCTTTCAAACCTTGCCCCTCTTTACtataaactgaatatctttggtttcATGGACAAAACTAAATAGTTGATATTAACGTTTGGCAAAACACCAACTgatgttttccatttttctgacattttatgaaccaagcCATGTCATTCTGGCCTTGCCacatttgtcagtgtttatttttgtctgcaCTGTCTCACAAGGGAGTGCAGGTTATTGTCTGCGTCCAAGTCACACAGGCGTGAGGAAGGATGTCGGCACAGAACGGTCATggcaaaatccacacacagatcttcgtttttccctcttctttgaCAGGTCAAAACTGTCCAGTGCAGATTCACCTAATCAGGTTTCCATGAAGCCAAGAGCAGCGAGGTGTGAATAATCCCGGTTAATAACatggagcaggagcagcttgTCCGTTTTATTGACCATGGAGTGGAGATTTAGTACGTGTCTACATGGGAGCATATTCACAAATCCACACATTTGGAGCCTTGTCGGAACTATTGAACATTTACTCTATGCATCTTCCAGCATCTTCTTACATGTGCAGCAAACTCTCAGTCTGTCAAATCTGGTGTCAAATTACTGAGCCGCAGGGGTTTATCTACaactcactttttttcttatattttttctgttataaacacaattttataaaaaaaataaataaaaacaaccgcAGAGGAAAAGCTGCCATCTGTGCTACCAGCTTGCATCACTCGTCGTCAGACGACAAAATATTTCAAGCCAGTGTTGAAAAATAGATGAGACAGGCTGCATTTCCCAACCTCAGCTTGACACGATAACAAGTGGTGTTTTCAACAAAGTGGTCTTAGCAGGTCTACGTCTACAGTGTTGACTTTCAGCTGCACAGGGCTGCATGGATGTAAGAGACACAGCCCTGTCTGTACACAATCCATGAGGTGGACTTTCACATGACCCAAACATTGACACCTTTGCAGACACGGACCCAACGTACCCAAAAAAAAGGTTCATACTAAGGCTGTGTGATCTGAgattttctgacagatattaTGATTTGATTTAAAGCAGACGGTAAAGCATTACCACACAATACTACTAAAACATTAACGACCATGAACTACTATCGACTGTTTCGCTCTACTTTACACAGTACCCACCCAGAACATCCAGGGAGCTCTGATGGTTGGAGATGATGACATAGGGGCCCTCTGTCTGCAGATGCTCCCAGCCGCTCACTTCAAACCGAAGACCCAGGAAATATTTCACATGACGGACCAGGGAGCGGATAATCCTGGGGGGGAGAGGATAATTACAGTCCTGAATAAATATAGGTTACTGTTAACAGCCATCTGAGTGCAGTAGGCCACACTTTATTAaccaatagaatagaatagaaaaacCATGTTTTACCTTGCATTATATCACGAGGGAACGCTCAGATATTTTAAACTTGACCTCAGTCACAAAATATAATCACAACTGTgttcagtttggtttgtttctccGTTGATAGGCTAGTCAAATAAATGGGTTGAAGTAGTAAATTCAATGCTTTGAGAAAGAGTGTCTGCCACAGATGATAAGAAAGAAATGAAGCAAAATAAAGAACATTTCAGACCAGTGTTATCACACAATGTGTGACTTTGACCAACTAACCTTAGCCACagagcaataaaaaaatatgccTTTAGCAACTTAATGACAACtaagtgctgctgctgaaagctgtttttttccacagttcCTCTGTTAAGGATTGGAAAGTAAACGTTTACTGTATCAGTAGAACCTTTTCCTGTTTATAACATCTCTGTCCATGGTTTATCTCGCAGGACTTGTAGCACTCAACCTTTGTAGAGACACAGATAACATCTCAGAGTTCTGTTAGGAAATACTATACAAAGTGACCTTTGCTCAGACTAGGGAAACTTTCAAGGTAATTAAAGTTTCATTGTGAACACCAAGCTCTAAGACACACGCGTTGCTTTTCAGCGCACGGCAATCAATCAGCTACTTAACTCTCCATTCCTGGCCACTATCTGATAATCACTTGATTGTGGTTTCACTCGTCTTTCTCGAAGCCAAAGGCAGTTGTGAAGGCAGCAACAAATGTTAGCTTTCTTCTAAACTGTGCTACCACTAAATTTAGTCTGAGCAATACTTTGTATTCAATTTATGTTTTCAAACCACACATAATCAATATCTAAATCTCATAGGGCCGAAgcaaatgaaacatttcacaGACATTACCCAGTCTGCACGTGTAGAGATGCTCTCCTAAGGTACACGCATATAAATTCTAAATTgatgattatttccataattgaCTAaagattaatcatttggtccctaaaatgtcagaaaatgttgataagtgtttctcaaacctggacattatgatgttctcaaatgtcttgttttattcacaaacacaagtgaGGTACTTGGAGCCCTGAATAGTTCTGATAAATGCAAGAACTGTGCAGTTTGAATGACCTTCCATCAGAGTCACTCCCCATCTTCTGTCTCCGTCAGAAAAAtcattattacaaaaataattacCGTCTCTTCCTCATCCGTGAGTCATATTCCCTCTCAgaccttttcctcctcttgttgTCCTGACATGCCCTAGTTTTAAACATGCCTTCTACCAACGCACCCTTTACCCCCAATACTTTCCCACCAGTATTTTTGCTAATAAACATAAAGATGTTTATTGTCTTAGATCCAGGATGTGGACATTCTTGAAACATTCTTTCCAAGTTCAGTCTACAATGCATGCTGCTATCCCTTTACAATGTCCACACATTTCCAATATCCTGatccaaatgacacaaaagtgaAAGACAAAAGGTTGTGGAggtctgtgtggcttttctcaCAATAACTacgagatttaaaaaaaggatgtatGGCtgcaatgatttatttattattaatcgattattaaatgcactgccaactattttgatactcAATAAATctgtgtgcctttttttttctctgatttttctgcTCCTTAAATGCAAATATAACACAATTAAATCATTAAGACAGAATAattctggtttgtggaaaaaacaagaccttagagaacatcatcatttcgagGTTTAGGAAACAATGACCAACATTTGGAGACTGGACCAAactactcgattaatcaagagaAAGATTGACAGATTAATTCATTATGAAAGTAATCATTAGTTTACTGCTAGCACCAGATGCTTTTGGAAATCCCAAAACCAAACCTGAAGACCAGCGGTGACAGAGCCTTCACAGTGGCAGCTCCTCGGCTTTGGAATGCCCTGCCCTGGCACATCAGATGTGCCCAGACTGTTGAGCCCTTTAAATCGTCTTTAAAAACCTACTCTTTCTCTATGATGTTTAACTCAGGTTGAGCTTTGACTATGCTTTGTAccgtttttatgttttatactttCTATACGTTATACGCTATTTCTATACTTTTTATACgttctgtaaagcactttggtcaacctttgttgtttttaaatacgcTCTGTAAATaaatttgagttgagttgagctAACAGTTAACAAGTGATGCCAGTCAAAAAGCTGTTATCAAAGTCATGCAAAACATGTGGAAATGAATTGGGTTTGTAACCGAAGGGTCACTGATTCAAAACCAGGACAGGTCCAGGGCTGGGGTGCCCTCAAGCAAGGCATCCAGCCACCCCATTGCTCCCGCAGTGCTAGCTACTGTTCCTATGCACGATTTGTGTTcattactggtgtgtaaaaaggatggataaaatgcagaggtcaaattcattgtcactaattggtgtgtatgcaaataaaaactaattttacagtatatacacacacacacacacacactactgccTGGTAATAACCTTTAAACCAGAATCGTCATTGGGTTATCTTCGACTTCATGGGTTCAGGTTGTGATAGCACACTCAGTCCAGTGCAAAAGCCACTGGTTATGCAAGGTCTCAGTGTTGCAGCAATTCTAAGATTGTCCAAGGGGAATTAAATGGCCTCGGCAGGATTTGTTTTATGGCCAATCCACTAAGCTTTTCATCCCACTTCATTTCATTATCAGTCTCTAAATAAGTCCCTATTAAACCTTCAGACCATAGCGACATTTAGGTTCATCTGATACCTGCACAGGTCCCAAGCAACCTGACTGCTCACAGATAAAAGGGCAGATCTGACCCATTATGCACAATAATATTATACTGACATATAAAAATACCAGTGCCAGTGCTAAATCAAGTGATTAATGGTAGATAGCTGTTCAGGACAAGGGGGGCAGTTCACAGGATCAGAATGACAAAGCAGAGGATAAATTCACTCAGAAAGCAAGGAATAATGGTGGGAGATGAGTAGTTTTTACAATCTAGGTTTTAAAGGTCACACGTCCAACATGACAACACGACTCCCTTTATAAACTGTTTCCTGACAGTTTCCTGCTGATGTTAGGCGCCATTACACAGTATGGAATCTGAGCTCAAACAATTGTATGAGGGACAACTTAAGCCTCTGTTCTTTATCTGTTGTCATGAGATCCTACCTGATAAATGTTGCATGCCGTTGGTTAACTAGGTATGTAAATGCTTGTTACTTGGCCACAATTAAGCCCTGTGAAGCAAGTAGCCAACCCCAGAATGCATGCCTTTCTGTTTCAGCAAATGTCTGTGACAAACTGCCCTGtccaaaatgaatcaaataagcTCTTTATGCCAGAGCTGGCTAGTGTGAAGCATGTACAACCAAAACTCTATTCACTTCTTGTACAGGGTCTGACCTCACTTTGGTTACTTTAGTCCCATTCAACAGGTCCTGATAACCTTTGAGCTGTCAGAATGGCACACTGGTGCAACATGACACCACAATGTTGTCACTGTGAAACAGTTATTCAAAGAGCAGCGAGGCAGCAAAAGCCTGCTCTGCTGGGCTTTTGTCAGCAAATCAAGCCCAAATGAGGCAGCATTAAGGATGGATATCATCATAACTATCCATTAACCCATCTCTAATCAGGGGAACTGGCTCTCTGGCATCCGTTTCCTCAAGGTAATTACTGAAATACAGTCATTTGTGTTCAGAAATCTATCCTCACCATCTTGGTttaaccacaacaacaaaaaacctccCCAGCAACAAAGTGGACACTAAATCTAAACTACTACATTTCAGACCCAACAGGTATCAGTTGACAAATTCAGTGTGTGTCAAgtccaaaattacacatttcTGCCAGTGGTACCAGGGGTAAGGCACTTTTGGTGCCCTTCTATTGGGTTACCTAGCACAGTGGTTTGCACCTACAGGGAGGAGCaagaaacactgaaacattgATTGGTTGACTTAAAATTGTCGCTTTGAAGTTGAAAAAGGACGAGAAtgggacaaacacacaatgtgaaGTGTGAGTTCTTAATGACAAAGAGAGGACTGAATTCTTCTTGAATTGAATTTATCCATTATGGGTCACGCAATCTAAGTGCCCAAACATCAAGGGTTTATAAGCCACCAAAAATTAAGATTGCAGAGGTTCATCCAACATATCATTATGTTAAAAAAGTTACATTACGTAACATGTTCTGCTTTCTGCCTCAGGTATGGCAAATACAATCTGCTATGGCAAACCTGTACACAAAGAAAGCAGCACACATGGACATTACTTCTGTCCTCATGGAAAGAACAGTACAAAATGACCCTGAGGTTTTTTTCCTGAgctcacacatcacacacagtaTCCACAGCATGGATGGTATACTGTGTTGCACGATGTGTACCTTGCACTGCACCTATAGCTACTCATTATCAGAGTTTTCGAAGTGATTTGTGTCATGTGATTTCTACCAGCAGCTGAAAAGTCAGAGGTGATGGCCAGTGTTCTAATAAAGCTGATCAAGTCCTCATCTCGTAACTCGGCCAACGCTGCATGACATTTTACTGCAAGGAAAGTAGCAGGCAGACATTCTTAGTGGAAATATATGAAGTCATATGTAGCGTAAACCAAGGCCAACAGTGTTACGAACTCgtgttttgaataaaatagttttttatgaacataaacatgttaaTGTTGGCTATCTTGTGCTCTGTCCCTACTGCCAAAGAATCAATGGAGCTCATGTTAGCAAGTGTGTAATATCAAAAGGCATCAGGTAATATGTCAGTTTTATTGTGACTTATGTTCCAATATAAGGAAAAACATTTAGACTACAAGTTCCCCGTGGACGTGGTGATGTTATATTTTATGAAAAGGAGAAACAATGAAAAGGGTAGAGCAGATAGTCAAGATTTATTTTGGGACTGTTTAACATcaaccgctgctgctgctagccAGTCAGCTAGCTGGCTATCAGGCTAATGTTTGCTAGCTGGTGGACGGCGCTGTGCACGCGAGCGACATTTGTTATGCAAAACAAACTCACCTCATGTTTTCAACGTCTCTGCCTCCGCTTTTCAGGATACAAAGAGGAATGCCGACCACGGCCAGCAACATCATCCAGGCGACGTAAAAGcactttttgaaataaaaaacaaacgtgCTGCTGGTCCACAACAGCAGCgggatcagcagcagcagtaccaTCCATTGCACATCCATATCTGTAGCTCTGCCACAGGACCCGAGCCGTGACAGCGGTGACACACGCTGGGTTTTGGGTGGATGGGGAAGCCGCTAAAACGCTGGCTGCCTGGCGACCGTGTGACAGAAAAGGGGACGAACACAGCTGTCAGTTTGCTGGCACCCCGACGAACATCACACAGTTAATAAGTGATCCTTACAGAAAACTACTCTAGCGAGGGGAATGTCTCCTGCTGCCTGAAGTGCTCATGAAATGCAGCTCATCTGTTGCTAAATGGCATCACGAGGAGGAGTCTCGTCGTCATCggttgtatttttttctatttccgGTTGATGGACCACCGTACTATGAATTTACTGCccatgtgtgtttgaatgacaTTTTGTTACATAAAGCCAAATGTTCCAAAACTTTATTCACCAGAGGGCCAACATTTAAGCACTTATTGTGCTGTATTAGGATCCAAGAAAGGTTCCTAAATCATATAGCATTAATACAACAACTTCACATTGTATGTTACTGCcacaaaactgttttgtttttgggggTTTCCTCTAATGTGCatagtttaaaataatattatatttatgatgaatgttgtcatgttaatgtatgaaggttgtgacaaattAACATTAGAGGAACATTctggaaccaaaagagaacctTCTATAAaagttgtatgaaggttgtgaccaAAGTGGTTTCAGGAACGTCCTGGGAACTTGTAGGGAATGTTCTCGAAGGGTTGTATGAAGGTTATGACAAAAGTGGTTAGGGGAATGTTCTcgaaaggttgtatgaaggttgtgacaaagtaacattctgggaaacaaaacaaaaaactaatgtTAGGGGAACATTAGGAAAACTTTTCATATCAACTACAGGAGAACCTAGGAGGGAACCTTTGGGCATTTGAGCAACATTGGCCCACCAAACGCACTTGAACCCAGAACAgtaaaattttaatttgttttatttgacaaatcTTTTTAAGACAAGTCATTTCTATCCACTGAGTCCCAAATATCCCcgttattgtgtttttttaatgagccAATGTGAATTCACTTTCACCCAAGGATGATTCTGACCAGGTTTGCAgccgaccacacacacacacataattggATTAGCTGTGATAATCCAATCCTTGGCTGTAATGTGACGCTTCTTGACTT
Proteins encoded in this window:
- the agpat2 gene encoding 1-acyl-sn-glycerol-3-phosphate acyltransferase beta produces the protein MDVQWMVLLLLIPLLLWTSSTFVFYFKKCFYVAWMMLLAVVGIPLCILKSGGRDVENMRIIRSLVRHVKYFLGLRFEVSGWEHLQTEGPYVIISNHQSSLDVLGLMEILPDRCTMIAKKELIYAGTVGLICWLGGIVFINRKKTSDAKHVMADAAQTMLDDQIRLWVFPEGTRNQKGDLLPFKKGAFHLAVQAQVPIIPIVFSSYSNFYLRKEKQFKSGTIRLNILPKIETRGMTTDDVADLTDKSFNVMRSAFLDISHSVTQSNGPVRH